In a single window of the Desulfovibrio mangrovi genome:
- a CDS encoding 1,4-dihydroxy-6-naphthoate synthase → MQRFELGISPCPNDTYIFYALANGKIDMPFSVDLFMADVEQLNARARKADIAATKLSVAAMVDALDNYILLRAGGALGYGCGPIMVARENACVSSLADARIAIPGRMTTANMLLSLHGVHKGERVEMVFDEVMPAVARGDVAAGVVIHEGRFTYAGYGLEKLFDLGKWWEDTTTLPIPLGAIAVRRDLGMETALALEDAIQRSLAFVQTHPTEARQWIKQHAQEMDDTVIDQHIATFVNNFSMELGQAGQDAIRILLEKAFEIAGRPMPELPLFVEG, encoded by the coding sequence ATGCAGCGTTTTGAACTCGGCATCTCCCCCTGCCCCAACGATACATACATTTTCTACGCCCTTGCCAATGGCAAAATCGACATGCCTTTTTCCGTGGACCTGTTCATGGCCGATGTGGAACAGCTCAACGCCCGTGCCCGCAAGGCTGACATAGCCGCCACCAAGCTTTCCGTCGCGGCCATGGTGGATGCGTTGGACAACTATATCCTCCTGCGCGCAGGCGGCGCCCTTGGCTACGGCTGCGGGCCCATCATGGTTGCCAGAGAAAACGCCTGTGTATCCAGTCTTGCCGATGCGCGCATCGCCATCCCCGGCCGCATGACCACTGCCAACATGCTGCTTTCCCTGCACGGCGTGCACAAAGGAGAGCGTGTGGAAATGGTGTTTGACGAAGTCATGCCCGCCGTGGCACGCGGCGATGTTGCCGCGGGCGTGGTGATTCATGAGGGACGCTTCACCTACGCCGGATACGGGCTGGAAAAACTCTTCGATCTCGGCAAGTGGTGGGAAGACACAACCACATTGCCCATTCCGCTGGGCGCCATTGCCGTACGCCGCGATCTGGGCATGGAGACGGCCCTGGCACTTGAAGATGCCATACAGCGTAGCCTCGCCTTTGTGCAGACCCACCCGACAGAAGCCCGTCAGTGGATCAAGCAGCATGCGCAGGAAATGGACGATACGGTCATCGACCAGCACATCGCCACCTTTGTCAACAATTTCAGTATGGAGCTTGGACAGGCAGGACAGGACGCCATTCGCATTCTGCTGGAAAAGGCCTTTGAAATCGCAGGCCGCCCCATGCCCGAACTGCCCCTGTTTGTGGAGGGATAG
- a CDS encoding helix-turn-helix domain-containing protein, producing MEYRFPTVQEGGKVTHVLVPVEEYLRLEDAARSVGEGEVFFPIDVSHAVLGGVSPIRAWREYLHLTQEELAKRIGITAAAISRLEKPDRKPRFSTLISLAEALELEDENMLIKLYD from the coding sequence ATGGAGTATAGGTTTCCAACTGTTCAGGAAGGGGGCAAGGTTACTCATGTGCTTGTTCCTGTGGAAGAGTATCTGCGTCTTGAGGACGCTGCGCGATCCGTAGGTGAGGGAGAGGTGTTTTTTCCGATAGATGTGTCTCACGCAGTTTTGGGTGGAGTTAGCCCGATTCGGGCATGGCGGGAGTATTTGCATTTGACGCAAGAAGAGTTGGCAAAGCGGATCGGCATAACGGCAGCGGCAATATCACGCCTTGAAAAACCGGACCGTAAGCCCCGATTCTCGACACTGATTTCTTTGGCTGAAGCTCTTGAGCTTGAAGATGAGAATATGTTGATCAAACTGTATGACTAG
- a CDS encoding glutamate synthase-related protein yields the protein MFQWSKSNDVLGTVNRGNAIESGLCTLCRADCQGKCETWVSAMRGREVLYPRDFGTVTAGSGNTTHVGVSYNSLRIQGNSYGANGMGDNGKAQSGDVLFTDVSLETSFGAKEKTKVKVPFMTGALGSTFIAAKYWDSFAAGCALVGAPIVIGENVVGVDRQAELKSGRITKAPELERRIDTYLRYYDGYGAIIVQLNVEDTRNGVAEYVAEKYGDKVIIELKWGQGAKNIGGEIEVTSLDYATFLKQRGYLVDPDPELPEVQEGFKKGAIKSFARHSRLGYTNLDSVDKVRAEFMNSVAYLRSLGFKRISLKTGSYGMEALAMALRFATDAELDLLTIDGSGGGTGMSPWNMMESWGVPSILLHAKAYEYASMLAAQGKKVVDLSFAGGFAKGPDIFKALSMGAPYTKLICMGRAMMVPGFLGSNIEGALFPERRAKVNGNWDTLPAAVAKYGSTPEEIFVGYQDVKKMLGANEMETLPLGAVAMWCMVDKLSCALQQLLAGVRKFSLSEISRADIASGNRETAAETGIPFITDVMDESARRILSMR from the coding sequence ATGTTTCAATGGTCCAAATCTAATGATGTTCTGGGTACTGTGAACCGCGGCAATGCCATTGAATCCGGCCTGTGCACCCTGTGCCGTGCCGACTGTCAGGGCAAGTGCGAAACGTGGGTCAGCGCCATGCGCGGCCGCGAAGTGCTGTATCCCCGTGACTTCGGTACCGTAACCGCAGGCAGCGGCAACACCACCCATGTAGGCGTAAGCTACAACTCCCTGCGCATTCAGGGTAACAGCTATGGCGCCAACGGCATGGGCGATAACGGCAAGGCGCAGAGCGGCGACGTGCTCTTCACCGACGTTTCTCTTGAAACCAGCTTTGGCGCGAAGGAAAAGACCAAGGTCAAAGTTCCCTTCATGACCGGCGCGCTCGGCTCCACTTTCATTGCCGCCAAGTACTGGGATTCCTTTGCCGCTGGTTGTGCGCTCGTGGGCGCTCCCATCGTCATCGGCGAGAACGTGGTTGGCGTGGACCGTCAGGCTGAACTGAAGAGCGGCCGCATCACCAAGGCACCCGAACTGGAGCGCCGCATCGACACCTACCTGCGCTACTACGACGGCTACGGCGCGATCATCGTGCAGCTGAACGTGGAAGACACCCGTAACGGCGTTGCTGAATACGTTGCCGAAAAGTACGGCGACAAGGTGATCATTGAACTGAAGTGGGGCCAGGGCGCCAAGAACATCGGCGGCGAAATCGAAGTTACCAGCCTTGACTACGCCACCTTCCTGAAGCAGCGCGGCTACCTCGTGGACCCCGATCCCGAGCTGCCCGAAGTGCAGGAAGGCTTCAAGAAGGGCGCCATCAAGAGCTTTGCCCGCCACAGCCGCCTCGGCTACACCAACCTTGATTCCGTAGACAAGGTACGCGCCGAGTTCATGAACTCCGTGGCCTACCTGCGCTCCCTCGGCTTCAAGCGCATCTCGCTGAAGACCGGCTCCTATGGCATGGAAGCACTGGCCATGGCCCTGCGCTTTGCCACCGACGCCGAACTCGACCTGCTCACCATCGATGGTTCTGGCGGCGGCACCGGCATGAGCCCCTGGAACATGATGGAAAGCTGGGGCGTTCCCTCCATCCTGCTGCATGCCAAAGCATACGAATACGCAAGCATGCTCGCAGCACAGGGCAAGAAGGTCGTTGACCTGTCCTTCGCCGGCGGCTTTGCCAAGGGTCCCGACATCTTTAAGGCTCTGTCCATGGGCGCCCCCTACACCAAGCTCATCTGCATGGGCCGCGCAATGATGGTTCCCGGCTTCCTCGGTTCCAACATTGAAGGCGCCCTCTTCCCCGAGCGTCGCGCCAAGGTAAACGGCAACTGGGACACCCTGCCCGCAGCCGTTGCCAAGTACGGTTCCACCCCCGAAGAAATCTTCGTGGGCTACCAGGATGTGAAGAAGATGCTGGGTGCCAACGAAATGGAAACCTTGCCCCTCGGCGCTGTGGCCATGTGGTGCATGGTGGACAAGCTCTCCTGCGCTCTGCAGCAGCTTCTTGCCGGTGTGCGCAAGTTCTCCCTCTCCGAGATCTCCCGCGCCGACATCGCATCCGGCAACCGCGAAACCGCTGCCGAAACCGGCATTCCCTTCATCACCGACGTTATGGACGAAAGCGCCCGCCGCATTCTTTCCATGCGTTAA
- the acs gene encoding acetate--CoA ligase: protein MRGTIDNLLVEERVFRPLPRIAAEATVNPQDVLAARRHADADWKGFWEEAADELQWFRKWESVVDESNAPFYRWFTGARCNIVHNALDRHIETVNKNRLALIWEGEPGDSRKLTYFELYREVNRFANVLRDLGVQKGERVLIYMPSLPETVIAMLATAKIGAVHSVVFAGFSSGALADRIEDAQPRVMVTVDGFYRNGRVIALKPLVDDALAHCHSIVQNVVVVHRAHLDVAMDDKRDRWWHDVMLHQPTEALTEVVDANDPLFVLYTSGTTGKPKGIVHSHGGYMVGVHRTLNWVFDLKPTDIFWCTADPGWITGHSYVIYGPLMAGTTTLLYEGHPLYPEAGRLWSMVERWGVTILYTVPTLIRMLMRFGTQYPAGHDLTTLRLLGTVGEPISPEAWVWFHKNIGRGQCPLLDTWWQTETGMIMISPLPVSLLKPGSVTKPMPGIEVDVVDAQGNSLPPRTGGYLVVKRPWPAMMSTVFNDHTAYVDMYWSQFPGWYFAGDVARKDDDGYIWIQGRADDVIMIAGHRVGTAELEAALASHPSVAECGVIGVPDEIRGEVAKAFVVLHDDAPPLGTFVQADDMESELMEHVRRELGPVAVLKAVEFRKELPKNRSGKIMRRILRAEEFGEDVGDTSTLEEGPFCLR from the coding sequence ATGCGGGGAACCATAGACAACCTGCTGGTTGAAGAGCGCGTTTTCCGCCCGCTGCCCCGCATTGCGGCAGAAGCCACCGTGAATCCGCAGGACGTGCTGGCCGCGCGCCGCCACGCCGACGCCGACTGGAAAGGATTCTGGGAAGAAGCGGCTGACGAGCTGCAGTGGTTCCGCAAATGGGAAAGCGTGGTGGACGAATCCAACGCCCCCTTCTACCGCTGGTTTACGGGCGCGCGCTGCAACATCGTACACAATGCGCTGGACCGCCACATCGAGACCGTGAACAAGAACCGCCTTGCCCTGATCTGGGAAGGCGAACCGGGCGATTCGCGCAAGCTCACCTATTTTGAACTCTACCGCGAGGTGAACCGCTTCGCCAATGTGCTGCGGGACCTTGGCGTGCAAAAAGGCGAGCGGGTGCTTATCTATATGCCTTCGCTGCCGGAAACCGTCATTGCCATGCTGGCCACCGCCAAGATCGGGGCAGTACACAGCGTGGTGTTTGCCGGGTTCTCCTCCGGCGCACTGGCCGACCGCATTGAGGATGCACAGCCCCGCGTCATGGTGACCGTGGACGGATTCTACCGCAACGGCCGGGTCATCGCACTCAAACCGCTGGTGGATGATGCGCTGGCCCACTGCCATTCCATCGTGCAGAATGTCGTGGTGGTGCACCGTGCGCACCTTGATGTAGCCATGGACGACAAGCGCGACCGCTGGTGGCACGACGTGATGCTCCACCAGCCCACAGAGGCGCTCACCGAGGTCGTGGACGCCAACGATCCGCTCTTCGTGCTGTACACGTCCGGCACAACGGGCAAGCCCAAGGGTATTGTCCACTCGCACGGCGGCTACATGGTGGGCGTGCACCGCACGCTCAACTGGGTATTCGACCTGAAGCCCACGGATATTTTCTGGTGCACAGCCGACCCGGGCTGGATAACCGGCCACTCCTACGTCATTTACGGCCCGCTCATGGCCGGCACCACCACCCTGCTCTATGAAGGGCACCCGCTCTATCCGGAAGCCGGACGCCTGTGGTCCATGGTGGAACGCTGGGGCGTGACCATTCTCTACACCGTGCCCACCCTCATCCGCATGCTCATGCGTTTCGGCACCCAGTATCCCGCAGGGCACGACCTGACCACCCTGCGCCTCCTGGGCACCGTGGGCGAGCCCATTTCCCCCGAGGCATGGGTGTGGTTCCACAAGAACATCGGCCGCGGCCAATGCCCGCTGCTGGACACATGGTGGCAGACGGAAACCGGCATGATCATGATCTCGCCGCTGCCCGTTTCACTGCTCAAACCCGGTTCGGTCACCAAGCCCATGCCGGGCATCGAAGTGGACGTGGTGGATGCGCAGGGCAACTCCCTGCCTCCGCGCACCGGCGGCTATCTGGTGGTAAAACGCCCATGGCCCGCCATGATGAGCACCGTATTCAACGACCATACGGCCTATGTGGACATGTACTGGTCACAGTTCCCCGGCTGGTATTTCGCCGGCGACGTGGCCCGCAAGGACGATGACGGCTACATCTGGATTCAGGGCCGTGCCGACGATGTCATCATGATCGCAGGGCACCGTGTGGGCACGGCAGAACTGGAGGCGGCACTGGCATCGCACCCCAGCGTGGCGGAATGCGGCGTCATCGGCGTGCCGGACGAAATTCGCGGCGAGGTGGCCAAGGCCTTTGTGGTGCTTCATGACGATGCGCCCCCGCTGGGCACCTTCGTACAGGCAGACGATATGGAAAGCGAACTCATGGAACATGTGCGCCGCGAGCTTGGCCCCGTAGCCGTGCTGAAGGCAGTTGAATTCCGCAAGGAACTGCCCAAGAACCGTAGCGGCAAGATCATGCGGCGCATTCTGCGTGCCGAAGAGTTCGGCGAAGATGTGGGCGACACCAGCACGCTGGAAGAAGGCCCGTTCTGTCTGCGCTGA
- a CDS encoding arsenate reductase ArsC: MSRKKMLVLCTGNSCRSQMAEGWVRALKGDMFDVWSAGIEKHGMNPNAVKVMAEAGVDISSHWSKLVSELPEQDYDYIVTVCGHASENCPYIPGSARRVHAGFDDPPKLAKDAATEEEALGHYRRVRDEIRRWAEGLPENLG; this comes from the coding sequence ATGAGTCGTAAAAAGATGCTTGTGCTGTGCACGGGCAATTCGTGCCGCAGCCAGATGGCTGAAGGCTGGGTGCGTGCCCTCAAAGGTGACATGTTTGATGTCTGGTCCGCAGGGATCGAAAAGCACGGCATGAACCCCAACGCCGTGAAGGTGATGGCCGAGGCTGGCGTGGATATTTCATCCCACTGGTCAAAGCTGGTGAGTGAGCTGCCTGAGCAGGACTATGACTACATCGTGACCGTGTGCGGACACGCCAGTGAGAATTGTCCGTATATTCCCGGCAGTGCCCGTCGCGTTCATGCGGGATTTGACGATCCGCCAAAGCTGGCCAAGGACGCCGCCACAGAGGAAGAGGCGCTGGGCCATTACCGCCGCGTGCGGGACGAAATTCGCCGTTGGGCGGAAGGGCTGCCGGAGAATCTGGGGTAG
- a CDS encoding DUF3784 domain-containing protein, with the protein MNIGTITCLAMAAPLAVCAILFTLLGEKSSMLISGFNTLSKEERAQYDRKALCKDVRNRLFLWTALLTAGALAAHLLHLYCGVAALVLWLILFLKGVRATPEAAFKQYRTIMQDNHTS; encoded by the coding sequence ATGAATATCGGAACCATCACGTGTCTGGCCATGGCCGCCCCCCTTGCAGTATGCGCCATACTGTTTACCCTTCTGGGGGAAAAAAGCAGCATGCTTATCAGCGGGTTCAACACGCTGTCGAAAGAAGAAAGGGCACAGTACGACCGCAAGGCATTATGCAAGGACGTCAGAAACAGGCTTTTTCTCTGGACCGCACTGCTGACAGCAGGCGCTCTGGCTGCACACCTTCTGCATCTCTATTGCGGTGTTGCCGCCCTCGTTCTCTGGCTTATCCTCTTTCTCAAAGGCGTCCGTGCAACGCCTGAAGCTGCCTTCAAGCAATACAGAACAATAATGCAGGACAACCATACGTCCTAG
- the mqnE gene encoding aminofutalosine synthase MqnE, whose translation MLTADHYARLGLARIYDKVLAGERLSVEDGAQLYACNDMNAIGALAHHVRTRLNGDKAYYVLNRHVNYTNICVNGCLFCAFQKEKADQPGAYLLSVDDIVAKISDHGGMPFNEIHIVGGCHPKLPLSFFEEAIRKVKTAFPSIVVKAFTAVEIAHFATLEGITTLEVLTRLKAAGLEMMPGGGAEIFAPAVREKICPRKSTADEWLRVHGEAHSLGLSTNCTILFGHIESVADRLDHLDRLRRQQDVSGGFTCCIPLPFLTENSLLKLPEERYGEHNGMDKLKTIALSRLMLDNIPHIKAYWVMLGVKMAQTALYFGADDLDGTIVEEKIGHDAGAQSDQAMTTTQLDEMIRRSGFTPVRRDAFYNPVPPESGTCGCACKGGAA comes from the coding sequence ATGCTCACTGCCGACCATTATGCCCGACTGGGGCTGGCACGCATCTATGATAAGGTTCTCGCGGGTGAACGCCTGAGCGTCGAAGACGGCGCGCAGCTTTATGCCTGCAATGACATGAACGCCATTGGCGCGCTGGCGCACCACGTGCGTACCCGTCTGAACGGCGACAAAGCCTATTACGTTCTGAACAGACACGTCAATTACACAAACATCTGTGTGAACGGTTGCCTGTTCTGCGCCTTCCAGAAGGAAAAGGCCGACCAGCCCGGCGCGTATCTTCTTTCCGTCGATGATATCGTCGCCAAGATTTCCGATCATGGCGGCATGCCCTTCAACGAGATTCACATTGTGGGCGGCTGTCATCCCAAACTGCCGCTTTCCTTCTTCGAAGAAGCCATCCGCAAGGTGAAGACGGCTTTCCCGTCCATTGTGGTCAAGGCTTTCACTGCCGTTGAGATTGCACATTTCGCCACGCTGGAAGGTATTACCACGCTGGAAGTGCTGACCCGGCTGAAGGCTGCTGGGCTGGAGATGATGCCCGGAGGCGGTGCAGAGATATTCGCACCGGCGGTGCGTGAGAAGATCTGCCCCCGCAAGTCCACGGCGGACGAATGGCTGCGCGTGCATGGCGAGGCGCATTCCCTTGGCCTTTCGACCAACTGCACCATACTGTTCGGGCATATCGAATCCGTTGCGGACAGGCTGGACCATCTGGACCGCCTGCGCCGTCAGCAGGATGTTTCCGGCGGGTTCACCTGCTGCATTCCGCTCCCCTTCCTCACGGAGAACAGCCTGCTGAAATTGCCCGAAGAACGCTACGGCGAGCACAACGGCATGGACAAGTTGAAGACCATTGCCCTGAGCCGACTCATGCTGGATAACATTCCGCATATCAAGGCGTACTGGGTGATGCTGGGCGTGAAGATGGCGCAGACAGCCCTGTATTTCGGTGCGGACGATCTGGACGGCACCATCGTGGAAGAAAAGATCGGCCACGATGCCGGTGCACAGTCCGATCAGGCCATGACCACGACGCAGCTTGACGAGATGATCCGCCGTTCCGGTTTCACTCCTGTGCGTCGTGATGCCTTCTACAACCCCGTGCCGCCGGAATCCGGCACCTGCGGCTGTGCTTGCAAGGGAGGTGCCGCATGA
- the mqnC gene encoding cyclic dehypoxanthinyl futalosine synthase — protein MMSGSAFNENPAVTAVAEKVLRAERIDFAEARVLYEQASLFTLASLAHAVRMRKHSDNIVTYVADRNINYSNICVCACRFCAFFCAPEKAEEQGGYVITREELARKIEETIALGGTQILMQGGHHPDLRLEWYEDMIRWIKETYPSIHVHAFSPPEIVFFAELEGLMVKEVIARLRAAGLDSIPGGGAEILVDEVRSKVSPNKCSASRWLDVMEEAHYQDLRTTATMMFGHEETHLHRLEHLFAVREVQDRTGGFTAFIPWTFQPGNTNIKVSPEPAPGYLRVLALSRIVLDNVDNIQASWVTMGPEIAQLALYYGANDFGSLMIEENVVAAAGVSFRLSRAEIHKIVRAAGFEPRQRNMTYEFIDPQPEV, from the coding sequence ATGATGTCCGGCAGCGCATTCAACGAGAATCCGGCTGTCACCGCCGTTGCCGAAAAGGTGCTGCGTGCGGAGCGCATAGATTTTGCCGAGGCGCGGGTGCTCTATGAGCAGGCAAGCCTGTTCACCCTGGCCTCGCTTGCCCATGCCGTGCGCATGCGCAAGCATTCCGACAACATCGTCACCTACGTGGCGGACCGCAATATCAACTACTCCAACATCTGCGTCTGTGCCTGCCGTTTCTGCGCCTTCTTCTGTGCGCCGGAAAAGGCGGAAGAGCAGGGCGGCTACGTGATCACCCGTGAGGAACTGGCCCGCAAGATCGAGGAGACCATCGCCCTTGGCGGTACTCAGATTCTCATGCAGGGGGGACATCATCCCGACCTGCGTCTGGAGTGGTATGAGGATATGATCCGTTGGATCAAGGAAACCTATCCCTCCATTCATGTGCATGCGTTCTCGCCGCCTGAGATCGTGTTCTTTGCGGAACTGGAAGGGCTGATGGTGAAAGAGGTTATCGCCCGTCTGCGTGCAGCCGGTCTGGATTCCATTCCCGGCGGTGGTGCGGAGATTCTGGTGGACGAGGTGCGCAGCAAGGTTTCTCCCAACAAGTGCAGCGCATCCCGCTGGCTGGACGTCATGGAAGAGGCCCATTATCAGGACTTGCGTACCACGGCGACCATGATGTTCGGGCATGAGGAAACGCATCTGCATCGCCTTGAGCATCTCTTTGCCGTGCGCGAGGTGCAGGACCGCACCGGCGGGTTCACGGCCTTTATTCCGTGGACTTTCCAGCCCGGCAACACCAACATCAAGGTGTCTCCCGAACCGGCTCCCGGCTACCTGCGCGTGCTGGCCCTGTCCCGTATCGTGCTGGACAACGTGGACAACATTCAGGCGTCGTGGGTGACCATGGGGCCGGAAATTGCCCAGCTTGCCCTGTATTACGGCGCAAACGACTTCGGTTCGCTGATGATCGAGGAGAATGTGGTGGCTGCCGCAGGCGTCTCCTTCCGTCTGTCGCGCGCGGAAATCCACAAGATCGTCCGTGCAGCGGGCTTTGAGCCGCGCCAGCGCAACATGACCTACGAATTCATCGATCCCCAGCCAGAGGTGTAG
- a CDS encoding DUF429 domain-containing protein, with translation MHTICGFDMTSAPSRQKPITYAICSLQGNRLSLLALQGLESLEALRQVLAEAKRHGGEGPLSDAQHDWIAGLDFPFGQAVEFLAAAGWPDEWETYVRHAGNLSREAYAQAIYSVMAKRPKGSKLIRRATDIAAESVSPMSLAYVPVGRMFHALAPVILESGADVFPLRMRGDSRILLEAYPALVARAIIGRDSYKEGSKQQRGLRAENRARLLQGLSAHVQETAGLELDMPQSFAETMLQDWRGDYLDALLCAVQAACASRLPEWGMPQPIGGAAAEGLHTDTQTLPRMRRTEGWILGTKLP, from the coding sequence ATGCATACCATCTGCGGGTTCGACATGACATCCGCGCCTTCGCGGCAGAAGCCTATCACGTATGCCATCTGTTCCTTGCAGGGAAACAGGCTTTCCCTGCTCGCGTTGCAGGGGCTGGAGTCGTTGGAGGCATTGCGGCAGGTTCTTGCGGAAGCGAAGAGACATGGCGGTGAAGGCCCATTGTCTGATGCTCAGCATGACTGGATCGCAGGGCTGGATTTTCCATTCGGGCAGGCGGTGGAGTTTCTTGCGGCAGCCGGATGGCCCGATGAATGGGAAACCTATGTGCGCCACGCGGGGAACCTGTCGCGCGAAGCCTATGCACAGGCCATCTATTCCGTCATGGCAAAACGTCCCAAGGGGAGCAAACTCATACGTCGGGCAACGGATATTGCCGCTGAGTCGGTCAGTCCCATGAGTCTTGCCTATGTACCTGTGGGGCGCATGTTCCATGCCCTTGCGCCGGTTATTCTGGAGAGCGGGGCCGATGTTTTTCCCCTGCGCATGCGTGGAGATTCCCGTATTCTGCTGGAAGCCTATCCCGCTCTGGTGGCCCGTGCTATCATCGGGCGGGATTCCTACAAGGAAGGGTCGAAACAGCAGCGCGGATTGCGGGCGGAGAACAGGGCGCGTCTGCTGCAGGGGCTTTCTGCCCATGTGCAGGAAACGGCCGGACTGGAGCTGGATATGCCGCAATCCTTTGCAGAGACCATGTTGCAGGACTGGCGGGGTGATTATCTGGACGCCTTGCTCTGCGCCGTGCAGGCCGCCTGCGCCAGTCGCTTGCCGGAATGGGGCATGCCTCAGCCGATTGGTGGTGCTGCGGCCGAAGGTTTGCATACGGATACGCAAACTCTGCCCCGCATGCGTCGGACGGAAGGCTGGATTCTGGGGACAAAGTTGCCGTAA
- a CDS encoding LytR/AlgR family response regulator transcription factor has product MAHLTTLLVHPDANVRARLRALLEPVPFVRVLGEATSAQEALQLLEAIPYAIFFLGIGLNGPMGGLELARLLMGRKQRPALVFLAEDEQHAFAAFELEATDYLIFPCQEDRFARTVDRLRQFKTHYNLAPEPSSRWKEPHAPVVVEHEGDYDSLEETVQLPLADEEQETFLSALKQAWDYSSKFRPVEIERLAITLEGKTMLLPYNEIIFVEAYEDYSYVHTATQKYLTSYRLKVLESRLRSHRFFRVHRKYLVNLDMVTEIASLPGSNFMLRTAGRTRIELPISRRRLAELKQVLGL; this is encoded by the coding sequence ATGGCTCACCTTACCACGCTGCTTGTTCATCCGGATGCCAACGTGCGCGCAAGACTCCGCGCCCTGCTGGAGCCGGTGCCGTTTGTGCGGGTGCTGGGTGAGGCCACCTCAGCGCAAGAGGCGCTCCAGTTGCTGGAGGCCATCCCGTACGCCATATTCTTTCTCGGCATCGGCCTGAACGGTCCCATGGGCGGCCTTGAGCTTGCCCGCCTGCTCATGGGCCGCAAACAACGCCCTGCCCTCGTCTTTCTGGCGGAAGACGAACAGCACGCCTTTGCCGCCTTTGAACTGGAAGCCACGGACTACCTCATCTTCCCCTGTCAGGAAGACCGCTTCGCCCGCACGGTTGACCGCCTGCGCCAGTTCAAGACCCACTACAACCTTGCGCCCGAACCTTCCTCCCGCTGGAAGGAACCGCACGCTCCTGTCGTAGTGGAGCACGAGGGCGATTACGACTCGCTGGAAGAAACCGTGCAGCTTCCCCTTGCGGATGAGGAGCAGGAAACCTTCCTCTCCGCGCTCAAGCAGGCATGGGATTACAGCAGCAAGTTCCGCCCCGTGGAAATCGAACGCCTTGCCATCACGCTGGAAGGCAAGACCATGCTCCTGCCCTACAACGAAATCATCTTCGTTGAGGCGTATGAGGATTATTCCTACGTGCACACCGCCACGCAGAAGTACCTTACCTCATACCGCCTGAAAGTGCTGGAAAGCCGTCTGCGCTCACACCGCTTCTTCCGCGTGCACCGCAAGTACCTTGTCAATCTGGACATGGTTACGGAAATCGCCTCGCTTCCCGGATCAAATTTCATGCTGCGCACCGCAGGGCGCACCCGCATAGAGCTACCCATAAGCCGCCGCAGGCTGGCCGAACTCAAACAGGTACTGGGGCTTTAG
- a CDS encoding menaquinone biosynthetic enzyme MqnA/MqnD family protein — MTEKELRIGRIRYLNVLPIYYPMESGVMGRDFKLVYGAPAELNDMMARGELHVASASSVEYARHPDQYYLVPDMAIGSCGPVMSVLLISRKPIWELEGETVLTTAQSHTSACLLRMLFRDYLKINVEYETGSVMERIDAGDLPTAALCIGDDALRLRSDERYPYRMDLGEAWREWTGLPFIFGVWVISRKAVEDGCFNRDPATLFIRAKDWGLANMEQMVAMAADTGYLSKDEMRTYFTKGLVYNLRKKEQEGLKLFYQRLAEAGEIPAVPELVFYDHETMTPPECRQEPEDD; from the coding sequence TTGACCGAGAAGGAACTTCGCATCGGGCGCATACGCTATCTGAACGTGCTGCCCATCTATTACCCCATGGAAAGTGGCGTCATGGGGCGTGACTTCAAGCTTGTGTATGGCGCTCCGGCTGAACTGAACGACATGATGGCGCGCGGCGAACTGCACGTGGCCTCCGCTTCGTCCGTGGAGTATGCCCGCCATCCCGACCAGTATTATCTGGTGCCGGACATGGCCATCGGCAGCTGCGGCCCCGTGATGAGCGTGTTGCTCATCAGCCGCAAGCCCATCTGGGAGCTTGAGGGAGAAACCGTGCTCACCACGGCGCAGTCGCACACGTCTGCCTGTCTGTTGCGCATGCTCTTCCGCGATTACCTCAAGATCAACGTGGAATATGAGACCGGATCGGTCATGGAGCGTATCGATGCGGGCGATCTGCCCACTGCAGCCCTGTGCATCGGCGACGATGCCCTGCGTCTGCGTTCCGATGAGCGCTATCCCTATCGTATGGACCTTGGCGAGGCATGGCGCGAATGGACGGGCCTGCCCTTCATCTTCGGCGTGTGGGTCATCTCCCGAAAGGCCGTGGAGGATGGCTGCTTCAACCGCGACCCGGCGACGCTGTTCATCCGAGCCAAGGACTGGGGGCTGGCGAACATGGAGCAGATGGTCGCCATGGCTGCTGATACCGGCTACCTTTCCAAGGATGAGATGCGCACCTACTTCACCAAGGGACTTGTCTACAACCTGCGTAAGAAGGAGCAGGAAGGGCTGAAGCTCTTCTACCAGCGCCTTGCCGAAGCAGGTGAGATTCCTGCCGTGCCTGAATTGGTGTTCTACGACCATGAGACCATGACGCCGCCCGAATGCAGACAGGAGCCGGAAGACGATTAG